The genomic region GGCCGATCGACAGGCGCAGCGTCGTCCACGCGATGCCGGAATCGGCGAGCTGCTCGGGTGTCATGTGGCTGTGCGTCATGGAGGCGGGGTGGGCGATGAGACTGCGGGCGTCGCCGATGTTGGCGACCAGGCGCACGACGTTCAGAGCCGCGATGAACCGCTCCGCGCGCGCGAAGTCGCTCTCGGGATCGGCGGTCGCGGGCAGGTCGAACGAGAAGACCGACGCGCCGCCGCGCGGCAGGTAGCGCTCCGCGTTCGCGTGCCACGGGCTCGTGGGCAGGCTCGGGTGGTGCACGCGCGCGACGCGGGGATCGGCGTCGAGGAAGGCGGCGACGGCGGCGGCCGAGGCGCTGTGGCGGGCCATGCGCAGATCGAGCGTCTCGAGCCCCTGCAGCAGCTGGAAGGCGCCGAGGGCGGACAGCGACGGGCCGAGGTCGTGGGAGTACTTGGTCTTGACCAGCGTGATGTAGGCCTTGGACCCGAAGCGCTCCAGGAGCCCCCCGCCGGGCACGCGCGCGTAGGGCTCGGACAGCTGCGGCCACCTGGCGGGATCCGCGGCGAAGTCGAACGTGCCGAGGTCCACCACCGCGCCGCCGAGGGCCGAGCCGTGGCCACCGACGAACTTCGTCGCCGAGTGCACGGCGATGTCGGCGCCGTGGTCCTTCACGCGCTGCAGATACGGCGTCGCCACGGTGTTGTCGATGACCAGCGGGACGCCGGCGGCGTGTGCGCGGTCGGCGACGGCCCGGGTGTCGAGCACCTGCGCGAGGGGATTGGTGACGGACTCTGCGAAGAACGCCTTCGTCTCGGGCCGGGCCGCGCCCGACCATGCCTCCGGGTCGTCCTGGTCCACGAAGGTGACGTCGATGCCCCAGCCGGCGAATGTGTCGCCGAGCAGGTCCACGGTGCCGCCGTACAGCTGCGAGGCCGCCACGATGTGGTCGCCCGCGCGTGCGAGCGCGAGCAGAGCGAGGGCGACGGCCGCCTGGCCCGACGCCACGCCCGCCGCCGCGACACCGCCCTCGAGCGCCGCCATGCGCTCCTCGAACACCGCGACGGTGGGATTGGCCGCACGGCTGTAGATGTCGCCCTCCTGCCGCAGCGCGAAGCGATCGCGCGCGTCGCTCAGCGATGGGAACTCGAACGCGTTCGACTGATAGATCGCCGGCACCGCCGGGCTGTGCGGTGCGGTCGGGGCGTGACCCGCCTGCACCTGGGTGGTCGCGAACGCGCGCGGGGGACCGGAGTCGGGCATGATCCCATTCTCGCCAGGGGCGGCCGAGGCGCCCGCACCGTGTGTCGAACTGTTGCGCCCGGCCCGTCATCAGCGTGCACGATGGAGGGATGTCTCTGCTGATCGCCCCGTCAGAACTCGAAGCCCTGCTCGCCGCCGGGGCGCCGGTGCGGCTGCTGGACGTGCGGTGGCGTCTGGATCGTCCCGAGGGTCGTCCCGACTACGTCTCCGGCCATCTGCCGGGGGCCGTGTACGTCGATCTGGATCGCGAGCTGTCGCGGCGGGGCGAGCCGCAGGACGGGCGCCACCCGCTGCCGGAGCGCGCCGATCTCGAGGCGGCGGCCCAGCGCTGGGGGGTGAACGACGGCGACATCGTGGTCGCCTACGACGACGTGCGGTCGGTGGCCGCGGCACGCGCGTGGTGGCTCCTGTCGCGGTCGGGCGTCGCCGATGTGCGGGTGCTCGACGGCGGCCTGCGCGCGTGGACGGCGGCGGGCCTGCCCGTCGAGACCGGCGATGTGCGTCAGCGGCCGGGGGATGTCCGACTGCGCGACATCTCCGACGGATCGATCGGCATCGACGCCGCGGCCGCGTGGCCGGATGAGGGCGTGCTGCTGGACGTCCGCGCCGCCGAGCGGTACCGCGGCGACACCGAGCCGATGGATCCGCGCGCCGGGCATATCCCCGGCGCCGTGAACCTGCCCACGACGCTCCACCTGGACGGCGGGCTGTTCCGCGATCCGGCCGTGATCGCGGCGTCGTTCGCGGCGGCCGGCGCCCTGCCGGGCGCCGCCGTCGCGGCCTACTGCGGATCGGGTGTCACGGCCGCGCACACGGCGCTCGCCGGTGCGCTTGCCGGGGTCGACGTCACGGTGTACGCGGGCTCGTGGAGTCAGTGGTCGAACACGCGCGGGCGCGCCGTGGCGACGGGCCCGACGCCGTCGGGTCGCGTCGAGCCCGACTGAGCGCCGCCGGCTGTCACCGCCGGACGCACCGGCCCCTCATGCCGGGCGCAGGGTGATCTTGCCCGCGGTGCCCGCCTCGACGAGGCGGTGGGCCTCGGCGGCGGACGCCAGCGGCAGCGACGGTCCGTGCTCGACCGTGAAGCCGCCTGCCGCCAGCAGGGCCAGCGTGACGGGGACCGCCTCGACGCGCCACGCCAGCGCGCGCTGCGACAGCGGATCGGGGCTGCCACCTCCGAAGGCGCGCAGGCCGTAGCCGGCGGCGTCTCGCCCTCGGACGATCGTCGCGGCGCGCGCCGGGTCGATCACGAGATCGCGCGAGACCGCGAGGGCCTCGTCGGTCCCCGCGGCGTCGAGGGCGACGGTCACGCCGCCGGGCGCGAGAGCGCGCACGCGGTCGGCCAGGCCGTCGCCGTAGGCCACGGGCTCGGCGCCGAGGGCGGCGACGCTGTCGGCACGGGCCGGCGAGCTCGTCGCGATGACCCGAGCGCCCCACATCACGGCGAACTGGACGGCGGCCTGCCCGACGGCCCCGGAGCCGCCGTGCAGGAGCAGCGTGTCGCCGTCGCCGACGGCGAGCGAGCGCAGCACCTGATAGGCGGTGCCGGCCGGGATGCCGACGCCGGCGCCGTCCTCGGCGCTCACCGACGCCGGTCGGGGCACGACGCGGTCGGCGGCCAGCGTGATCTCGTCGGCGTACGCCCCGGCGGCTCCGAAGAACACCACCGGCTCGCCGGCGCGCAGACCCTCCACGCCGTCGCCGACCGCCGTGACGACGCCCGCGCCGTCGGCGCCCACGCGTCGCGGCGTGCGGATCGGACCGGACGGACGCATCCCGGCGCGCAGCTTGGCGTCGATGGGGTTCACCCCCGCCGCCTCGACCCGGATCGCGACCTCGCCCGCATCCGGTGCGACGGGGTCGATGTCGGACAGGCGCAGCACGTCGGGGCTGCCGAACTCGGTGTAGACGATCGCGTGGGGCATGTCGGGTCGAACCATGGGCGCCGTCGCAGCTATTCCCGCAGCGACTTCTGGATGCGCTGCAGCGAGACCGGCTCGGCGGTGCCGCGCTGCTGTGCGAACAGGCTCACGCGATACTCCTCGAGCAGCCAGCGCGTTCGCACGAGTGCCGCCGGCGCGTCGGCGGCGGGCGGGATCGTGCCGCCGGCGTCCGCGTACGCGGCGGCCGCCCGCTCGAACTCGCTCATGCGCTGGCGGTCGCGCCCCGGATTGTCCGGCAGCGCCCGCACGCGGTCGGCGGCCGCCTGCAGGTAGCGGGGCAGGTGGGCCAGCTGCGCCGGGCCGGTGCGCGAGGCGAATCCCGGGAAGACGAGACCCGACAGCTGCGCCTTGACGTCGCCGAGGGCGCCGAGCAGGGTCAGCGAATTCGCGTCGCGCATGGCACGCTCGACCTCGCGGGCGAGCGTGAGGATGCGCGCGGTCAGCGACACGGTCTGGAACAGCTCGTCGACGACCGCCTGCGAGAAGGCGTCGCGGACCGCGGCGAACTCCTGCGCCGAGCGGATGTCGCCGGGTGCCGTCCGGTCGCGCACGGCATCGGCGACGGCGACACGGCAGTCCTCGATGAGCGCCTTCGCCGACGGGTACGGCGACGCCGCGAGCGCGAGCTTCTCCGCGCTGGTGAGGTGCTCGAGGACGTAGGGCGCCGGCGAGGGCACGGCGAGCAGCATGAGCCGGCGCACGCCGCCGCCCGTGGCCGCGGCGGCGGCCTCGGGCGTGGACTCCAGGCGCAGCGCGATCGACGCGCCCTCGTCGACGAGGGCGGGGTAGCCCCGCACGACACCGCCGGCGACCTTCGTGTCGACCACCTCGGGCAGGTCGCCGAAGGACCACGCGGTGAGCCCCGACCGCTCGGCGAAGCCGTCTCCGGCGGGCGTGCCCGCCGAGGCGGGATCGCGGGGCGAGGGCGCGCGGGGCCCGGACGGGCGGGTCGCGGCGCGCTCGATGGAGCTCGCGACCGACTGGCGGGCGCGGTCGGCCAGCCGCGCCTGCAGGGCCGCGAGGTCGCGGTCCGAGCCGACGGCGCGACCGCGCGCGTCGACGGCGCGGAACGACAGCCGCAAGTGGCCCGGCACGCGGTCGAGGTCGAAGTCGGCGGCCGTCACGGGCTGGTTGGCGACCCGCTGGATGCGCGCAGCCAGGGCGTCGGTCAGGGCCACCGGTGGGAGCCCGTCGTGGGACTCGGGGCCCGCGCCGTGCAGTTCGTCCGAGAAGCGCGCGGCCCAGTCCGCGGCGGGCACGACCGTGCGCCGGATCGCCTTGGGCAGCGACCGGATGAGGGCGGCGATGAGCTCGGCGCGCATGCCGGGCACCTGCCAGTCGAAGCCGTCGGGCCGCAGCTGGGCCAGCAGCGGCAGCGGCACGACCGCGGTGACGCCGTCGTCGGCGGCTCCCGGCTCGAACCGGTACGCGAGGGACAGCACCTGGTCGCCCTGCTGCCAGCGCGCCGGGAAGTCCCGCTCATCGCCGCGCGACGCCTCGTCGACGAGGTCCGCCTCGGTCATGTCGAGCAGACGCGGCGTGCGCCCGATCGTGTCGCGCCACCACGTCTCGAACGAGCGGACGTCGAACACCTCGCGCGGGATGCGGGCGTCGTAGAAGGCGTACACCGCTTCGTCGCCGACGAGGATGTCACGGCGCCGCTCCCGCTCCTCGACCTTCTCGAGGCGGCGGCGCAGCTCCAGATTGCGCCGCTCGAACGCCGTGAGCCGCTTGTCGAGGTGGGCCGACTCCCACTCGCCCTCGACCAGCGCGTGGCGCAGGAACAGCTCGCGCGCGAGCGGCCGGTCGAAGCGCGCCAGCTGCACGCGCCGGCGGGGGACGATGTCGACGCCGAACAGCGTGAGCTTCTCGTAGGCGGATGCCGCCCCCGCCGACTTCGACCAGTGCGGCTCGCTCATGCTGCGCTTGACCAGATCGCCGGCCAGCGACTCCGCCCACTCGGGGTCGATGGCCGCGACCGTTCGGGCGAACAGGCGGCTGGTCTCCACCAGCTCGGCGGCCATGACGGCCTGCGGGCGCTTCTTCTTCAGGCCCGAGCCCGGGAAGATCGCGAAGCGCGTGCCCCGCGCGCCGAGGTACTCCGCGCCGCGGCGGTCGTCGCGCCGCGGCGACCGGTTGTCCCCGCGCGACGACGTCGTGCGCTCGTCCAGGATGCCGATGTGCGACAGCAGCCCCGACAGGATCGCCCGGTGCACGGCATCCGGATCGGCCGCGTCGACGGAGGCGCTGCGGGTGCGGGTGTCCTTCGACGTGCGCATGAGCGTGCTCAGCTGCCGATGGACGTCGG from Microbacter sp. GSS18 harbors:
- a CDS encoding PLP-dependent transferase; its protein translation is MPDSGPPRAFATTQVQAGHAPTAPHSPAVPAIYQSNAFEFPSLSDARDRFALRQEGDIYSRAANPTVAVFEERMAALEGGVAAAGVASGQAAVALALLALARAGDHIVAASQLYGGTVDLLGDTFAGWGIDVTFVDQDDPEAWSGAARPETKAFFAESVTNPLAQVLDTRAVADRAHAAGVPLVIDNTVATPYLQRVKDHGADIAVHSATKFVGGHGSALGGAVVDLGTFDFAADPARWPQLSEPYARVPGGGLLERFGSKAYITLVKTKYSHDLGPSLSALGAFQLLQGLETLDLRMARHSASAAAVAAFLDADPRVARVHHPSLPTSPWHANAERYLPRGGASVFSFDLPATADPESDFARAERFIAALNVVRLVANIGDARSLIAHPASMTHSHMTPEQLADSGIAWTTLRLSIGLEDPADLIADLDAALGVL
- a CDS encoding sulfurtransferase, which gives rise to MSLLIAPSELEALLAAGAPVRLLDVRWRLDRPEGRPDYVSGHLPGAVYVDLDRELSRRGEPQDGRHPLPERADLEAAAQRWGVNDGDIVVAYDDVRSVAAARAWWLLSRSGVADVRVLDGGLRAWTAAGLPVETGDVRQRPGDVRLRDISDGSIGIDAAAAWPDEGVLLDVRAAERYRGDTEPMDPRAGHIPGAVNLPTTLHLDGGLFRDPAVIAASFAAAGALPGAAVAAYCGSGVTAAHTALAGALAGVDVTVYAGSWSQWSNTRGRAVATGPTPSGRVEPD
- a CDS encoding NADP-dependent oxidoreductase: MPHAIVYTEFGSPDVLRLSDIDPVAPDAGEVAIRVEAAGVNPIDAKLRAGMRPSGPIRTPRRVGADGAGVVTAVGDGVEGLRAGEPVVFFGAAGAYADEITLAADRVVPRPASVSAEDGAGVGIPAGTAYQVLRSLAVGDGDTLLLHGGSGAVGQAAVQFAVMWGARVIATSSPARADSVAALGAEPVAYGDGLADRVRALAPGGVTVALDAAGTDEALAVSRDLVIDPARAATIVRGRDAAGYGLRAFGGGSPDPLSQRALAWRVEAVPVTLALLAAGGFTVEHGPSLPLASAAEAHRLVEAGTAGKITLRPA
- the hrpA gene encoding ATP-dependent RNA helicase HrpA, whose product is MSAPTPVLAYPPELPVSAARDEIARAIADHQVVIVAGATGSGKTTQLPKICLELGRTRIAHTQPRRIAARSIAERVAEELQVPLGSTVGYRVRFTDKVSEDTAIALMTDGILLNEIHRDRLLRRYDTIIVDEAHERSLNVDFLLGYLRRILPKRPDLKVIITSATIDPESFARHFALPTRRGGEPEPAPIIEVSGRTYPVEIRYRPPAGTEGAADARSDGSGDDVDALLAALRELDREPAGDVLVFLPGEAEIRDAMDAVRGMYAKDAAPTEVLPLYGRLSAAEQHRVFERSRVAGVRRRVILATNVAETSLTVPGIRYVVDAGTARISRWSARSKIQRLPIEAISQASAQQRSGRAGRTAPGIAIRLYAEDDFTARDEFTEPEILRTSLASVILQMLALGFGDISAFPFLTPPDSRGVRAAFDLLLELGAVSDARTGGRGERRETTDDRRGPRLTAIGRDIARLPIDPRFARMLIEAQRSGVLREMLAIVAGLSIQDVRERPEERREEADRLHARFTDPTSDFLSLLNLWNHLQEKQAELGSSAFRRMCRSEHLNYVRVREWSDVHRQLSTLMRTSKDTRTRSASVDAADPDAVHRAILSGLLSHIGILDERTTSSRGDNRSPRRDDRRGAEYLGARGTRFAIFPGSGLKKKRPQAVMAAELVETSRLFARTVAAIDPEWAESLAGDLVKRSMSEPHWSKSAGAASAYEKLTLFGVDIVPRRRVQLARFDRPLARELFLRHALVEGEWESAHLDKRLTAFERRNLELRRRLEKVEERERRRDILVGDEAVYAFYDARIPREVFDVRSFETWWRDTIGRTPRLLDMTEADLVDEASRGDERDFPARWQQGDQVLSLAYRFEPGAADDGVTAVVPLPLLAQLRPDGFDWQVPGMRAELIAALIRSLPKAIRRTVVPAADWAARFSDELHGAGPESHDGLPPVALTDALAARIQRVANQPVTAADFDLDRVPGHLRLSFRAVDARGRAVGSDRDLAALQARLADRARQSVASSIERAATRPSGPRAPSPRDPASAGTPAGDGFAERSGLTAWSFGDLPEVVDTKVAGGVVRGYPALVDEGASIALRLESTPEAAAAATGGGVRRLMLLAVPSPAPYVLEHLTSAEKLALAASPYPSAKALIEDCRVAVADAVRDRTAPGDIRSAQEFAAVRDAFSQAVVDELFQTVSLTARILTLAREVERAMRDANSLTLLGALGDVKAQLSGLVFPGFASRTGPAQLAHLPRYLQAAADRVRALPDNPGRDRQRMSEFERAAAAYADAGGTIPPAADAPAALVRTRWLLEEYRVSLFAQQRGTAEPVSLQRIQKSLRE